One genomic window of Cyprinus carpio isolate SPL01 chromosome B8, ASM1834038v1, whole genome shotgun sequence includes the following:
- the cep350 gene encoding centrosome-associated protein 350 isoform X7 has translation MWSRLRSEAGLPASVSSQSALAGQDNRRAEISHAWNSLNQTKAALRHIENRLEAAPGTGVLLDSVLDTKKASVSGSRKMSRRDGCHVEESGSKSRTRSRRSPDKSSRSPLRNSTLDSNARKLSAVEFREPLVSYREASPLPVSQTHSEPEVHSLPTEVVVPQADFALSQLVYQRDTRDMQTADLDSPHSSAVDSTSVRYLNDLSALNAIHQPDQAPLGSEVNPRTHLQAETSQTSLTSITGSVTASLRLENLRRRQPDEKLEKLKERIRRQREHLEETEERNKLLGYLEQPVGIGAAAHSTTVPTAKVRKVAPAPPAPIYKGFNTSETKIRTTDGKVWAEEDFQNLSREIYKDLTKRLTAESTKPKQRPAEREKVKEKKPSKPVRKVHRSSSAPDSNTKPAISTSSWRDGQKLVKMMLGPPPRLHREPRVKSSETQMRTGPGPRSSSHPRLERSRHSRPTSAERPRNHVLPEEPAGPSRLTGGDRRKSPSTDLLSADIRGILDDLQMEADSSRRAEAPRSKVSTRVSRSASPAKTTKRTDPPEHPMAKKRHYDAEAVRLYIAQKQEERKKQQAEERRAQREEEENKNKRLKELYTRQRAGATKGPVAPEGPIKKRLQETYTKLLLEQTQLREEINGGAITNMVQQPRPVYQPSGESDKENKRHDRPQSATSSSDLSLTGQCQPPFSRNGLGYAGSPWHQSDQHSPALRVSSSLAPPSGHIFSQLLELDPEPSLPNRESLTAHAAFPSTTGRKMSRIEALKATAASLSSRIESEARKLAGAGINYGCAKDTGTGLLIPSDDRWAKRVSPPVRENLTDSDDLVERIEKLLAAGQSTYDQALPGVGNLHSFRERMETGNKQTVAPSGLNSRNTRKTPSPPKPIVQEVELDSSGGSISEGPLLSEGSISDEDLQELPKSRLGTKGYSAHLNGDSLNPISRFQKEAEKHLPFNLSRMVQGGSNGPWEELAKGSPHSVINIFTKNMSYSKAFEERGGKSSPALRSGLSGASSLDGMVYEEDFVSSRASSQSASKRSPNGLSNGHGRFSPPDEVLSVRSAYSNRAGERSQHSPALTPLSSPHSASSSSKRASERSLLEGQRNTSSAVSDLPAEGFKKSGSEKTSSRSSHRSVDTDSTLGGVSVHSIHSCISHFSSEGKKSPRSARTTPAAGSPASSGSSRLSPGDSIPIRGSAQGSGSPHAALPSSSSSAARAKSNPSPHTQSPGRTEHRTAGATELQFAPGVLQQRLSAELSYLDAVEESVRQLGDVERVRGVSLAQQETVSLAQILKSQQQRHERELYLLRMKAEQEALETQRQLEESRQKAAQAHAELQEGLLQSQQQALGGLHEATNKMINQQAEAARHTAETAQHIKEMTELARSQIAGALSVPGPSIMPLYDQQKQHKRGLKQQQPHPHTDSWKSELSPERRKSPSEVETSPDSLSESIPSRRPTISGGGSSSTQLSPPRSDQKERKTPGKDRSSSSVEDQAHTAADDSLSSDNVRSPLEEKDNASIATDYSVKFDDSMTEDDIEEKSFRSLLPSEAHRRESLDRKPSPRPESDDDHSHDRSSPKASSKQDGSMPFSSGQDSFSKFTMDLVRQYMKEEEVRAQHQSSLLRLRQKALREKTKAELAWLEHQKRHLRDKGEDDKMPPLRKKQRGLILKLQQEQAEIKRLQEANKAARRERQLLLKQQEEIERMRHTTLKLKERLRSADTKLESPASGVAEESAPPSVIVTDAETRSPSPVSVSGSETSSIMQKLKKMRSHMDEKHCSPVHYFFSVFTAHHWASLSVCLPKLHPKFQLFIYSQLVRFLTKREQQLMQRRRHAEELLEWRQRLDAEEAEVRHMEKKALAAWEKQQQPRNRTPLQQRSWESELSKTRGGQESPTGQEAGSEDDDSPALSVSSVHTDLSVPEQLASPSSDQPVSELHSPHTGNSPAPDALYSPEFNATDSKQSPPEKASLSSLRHSDSSQPGTVTGTSGSSKMQVRSSSKTSEACTSDTHSATPSETTSDQSDIESRIRALKDELRIRKSVVYQLKKEQKKRQKERLKAQEASLLKQLESYNDFIQKTKAKLSKEPDSTPATKPQIKTPTSATEKPRIKPPPLQRPETSKNWKIVTESEKSETVPTEASADKADDVAPSRLHKYSSEHDDISSDEDPPTVTPTPVMGSPEHMDVLRSLRSPEYPSYQSEDAPSIKEHAARPEANDLLSEDESVVSSHKSGIMEELEYAKSEGSENSRSDQHSHPLLKLDLGLQIPSQNDMKPKFEEEKLSEKDADDKQAVEDSADAGESMIFTDSPVAKSKDIDYTSAEKTPSAIDHSYTPDFSLSKREDSPKMKDTPSPSGDGYNDDFEPSFGSSFKEDHHESKPTSPSAPEPKEKSLKSPMYSSEEEIEEELSVRSGSTNGSFQTESHADLNSHGKSSKDDIMSHSKCSTLPQHQMPVLSVMDELPSFCIGDRVLVSNIQPGTLRFKGQTNFANGFWAGVELDNPEGSNNGTYDGVVYFECSEKHGIFAPPDKISRLPEKFEASADTEDEDSSCDDQPNSKNKGSEEQLDHRNLLNKIKGEKSDLDFHPETREPSEEYEKPLELNIKQLSTGQSTFFKSQQHNLDFNDIDCNMIKDCDKSQHTVPYRGDKDIILKFKDTSLDNVVPLLNNLDKGTSKKQKQEEEPTAVILDLLVEDKKSRVDGFPKTTDISIEEASLDNREDLNNKRALTTLADKLVENFLCDAVKQFQKIKKDKEEKLSAANQLKRDFINEDDGLDGSNNFKSQSRSSSKTKTDSFRTFFDDDQEELSSPEHCNRPESPVLGTSGQEELAKRLAELELSRELFDVLGDEQDWFDEDFGLSSRKQQQKQKPQQDGISGAGEQVKTPPRPELPVQLKQPEEPAMIVPHTVQEVEKLVIAATQEIWKSCKLGHGRPSLTGVPKPQPSNIFLEGDSKANDLEAQCQQSYKLAVFDLSWEVIQDIYAEDPKVDQPQWMKPRRLNSNYFHRLKCPNDITTVQEFVTTEVLKLCGLKKEQNQKTDWQKMIKFGRKKRDRVDHILVQELHEEESHWVNYDEDELFVKMQLADGIFDTLLKDTADVLTQIQGKKSKRTL, from the exons ATGTGGAGTCGCTTGCGAAGTGAGGCGGGGCTGCCAGCCTCTGTCTCTTCCCAGTCTGCCCTTGCTGGGCAAGACAACAGGAGAG CAGAGATATCTCATGCCTGGAATAGTCTAAATCAAACCAAAGCTGcc TTGCGACACATTGAGAATCGTCTGGAGGCAGCGCCAGGCACTGGAGTGCTTCTGGACTCAGTGCTTGACACAAAGAAAGCATCTGTGAGTGGCAGTCGGAAAATGAGCCGCAGAG ATGGGTGTCATGTGGAGGAAAGTGGATCCAAGTCCAGAACACGGAGTCGACGCAGTCCAGACAAAAGTTCCCGTAGTCCCTTGAGGAATAGCACTCTGGACAGTAACGCCAGGAAACTCAGTGCAGTGGAGTTCAGAGAACCACTCGTTTCATACAG ggAAGCATCTCCGCTGCCAGTGTCCCAGACTCACTCTGAACCAGAAGTCCATTCGTTACCAACAGAGGTGGTCGTCCCTCAGGCTGACTTTGCTCTAAGCCAGCTGGTCTATCAGCGTGACACCAGAGACATGCAGACTGCAGACCTGGACAGCCCACACTCCTCAGCTGTAGACAGCACATCTGTACGCTACCTTAATGACCTGTCTGCTCTCAACGCCATTCACCAACCTGACCAAGCCCCGCTAGGGTCAGAGGTCAACCCCAGAACACATTTACAGGCAGAGACATCCCAGACTTCCTTGACATCCATCACCGGTTCAGTCACAGCTTCCTTACGGCTGGAGAACCTGCGGCGTCGGCAACCTGATGAAAAGCTGGAAAAGCTGAAAGAGAGGATCCGCAGACAGAGGGAACATTTGGAGgagacagaagaaagaaacaagctGCTGGGATACTTGGAGCAACCTGTGGGTATTGGAGCGGCAGCACATAGTACCACAGTACCTACTGCTAAAGTTCGGAAAGTGGCCCCAGCCCCTCCAGCGCCTATTTACAAAG GCTTCAACACAAGTGAGACTAAGATTCGCACAACTGATGGGAAAGTGTGGGCAGAGGAGGACTTCCAGAACTTAAGCAGGGAAATATACAAAGACCTGACAAAACGGCTCACAG CAGAGAGCACAAAACCCAAGCAGAGGCCTGCAGAGCGAGAAAAGGTGAAAGAGAAGAAACCGTCCAAACCTGTTAGGAAAGTACACAGATCTTCCTCTGCACCAGACTCAAATACTAAACCAG CAATCAGCACGTCATCATGGCGAGATGGACAGAAGCTGGTGAAGATGATGCTGGGGCCACCTCCACGGTTACACAGAGAGCCTCGGGTGAAGTCCTCGGAGACACAGATGAGAACAG GACCCGGTCCCCGTTCCAGCTCTCATCCTCGTCTTGAGCGTAGCCGGCATTCAAGACCCACCAGTGCAGAAAGACCTCGCAATCATGTTCTACCAGAAGAGCCAGCTGGACCTTCCAGATTAACAGGGGGTGATAGAAGAAAATCTCCCAGCACAGACCTTCTCTCAGCAGACATCCGTGGCATCCTAGATGACCTGCAGATGGAGGCGGACAGCAGCAGGAGGGCAGAAGCGCCCCGCTCGAAAGTCTCAACCAGAGTTTCTCGTAGTGCCAGCCCTGCCAAGACTACCAAGAGAACTGATCCTCCTGAGCATCCCATGGCAAAGAAACGGCACTATGACGCTGAAGCGGTGCGACTGTATATTGCtcaaaaacaagaagaaaggaaaaaacagcaagcagaggagaggagagctCAGCGTGAAGAAGAAGAGAATAAGAATAAACGCCTAAAGGAGCTTTACACGAGACAACGAGCAGGGGCCACCAAGGGCCCAGTCGCACCTGAAGGTCCAATAAAGAAGCGGCTCCAGGAAACATACACCAAACTTCTGCTGGAACAGACTCAGCTCAGAGAAGAGATCAATGGTGGTGCCATAACAAACATGGTCCAGCAG CCGAGACCAGTATACCAGCCATCTGGAGAGtctgataaagaaaacaaaagacatgATCGACCTCAAAGTGCCACCTCCAGCAGTGATCTGTCCCTTACAGGACAATGCCAGCCTCCTTTCTCCAG GAATGGTTTGGGTTATGCAGGGTCACCATGGCATCAATCTGACCAGCATAGTCCTGCTCTGAGGGTCAGCAGCTCCCTAGCACCTCCTTCTGGCCATATCTTCTCTCAGCTGTTAGAACTTGATCCAGAACCTTCACTACCTAACAGAGAGTCCCTAACTGCACATGCTGCATTTCCCTCAACCACAGGCCGCAAAATGAGCCGTATTGAGGCTCTTAAGGCCACAGCTGCCTCTCTGTCCAGCCGTATTGAGAGCGAGGCACGTAAACTAGCTGGTGCCGGAATAAACTACGGTTGTGCCAAGGATACAGGCACGGGTCTTTTAATCCCTAGCGATGACCGCTGGGCTAAACGTGTCAGTCCGCCAGTCAGAGAGAATCTGACAGATTCTGATGACCTGGTTGAGAGGATTGAAAAACTGCTTGCTGCGGGTCAGAGCACCTATGATCAGGCCCTTCCAGGTGTGGGCAACCTGCACAGCTTTAGGGAGAGGATGGAGACTGGGAACAAACAAACAGTTGCGCCTTCTGGCCTCAACTCCAGAAACACACGCAAGACCCCTTCTCCTCCAAAGCCCATTGTTCAGGAAGTTGAGCTGGACTCCAGCGGAGGTTCTATCAGTGAGGGTCCTCTGCTGAGTGAGGGCAGTATATCTGACGAAGACCTGCAAGAGCTGCCCAAATCAAGACTGGGAACCAAAGGATACAGTGCACATCTGAATGGAGACAGTTTGAATCCAATTTCACGCTTTCAGAAAGAGGCAGAGAAGCACCTGCCTTTTAATCTGTCAAGGATGGTACAAGGAGGAAGCAATGGACCATGGGAAGAACTGGCCAAGGGAAGCCCACACAGTGTTATCAATATATTTACAAAGAACATGAGCTACAGCAAAG CATTTGAAGAAAGGGGCGGTAAGAGTTCTCCGGCTCTCCGCTCTGGTCTGTCTGGCGCCAGCTCATTGGATGGAATGGTCTACGAGGAAGACTTTGTTTCCTCTCGTGCCAGTAGCCAATCAGCATCCAAGAGAAGTCCCAATGGGCTCAG TAATGGCCATGGTCGGTTCAGTCCTCCAGATGAGGTGCTAAGTGTCAGATCTGCATACAGTAACAGAGCTGGGGAGAGATCTCAACATTCACCTGCTCTTACACCCCTCTCCTCTCCACACTCAGCCAGCTCAAGCAGCAAGAGAG CTTCAGAAAGGAGCTTGCTGGAGGGACAAAGAAACACATCCTCTGCTGTTTCTGATCTCCCTGCTGAGGGTTTTAAGAAGAGCGGCTCAGAGAAAACATCCAGTCGCAGCTCTCACAGGAGCGTGGACACAGACAGCACACTGGGGGGTGTCTCAGTCCACTCCATTCATAG TTGCATTAGTCATTTTAGCTCTGAGGGGAAGAAATCTCCCCGAAGTGCTCGTACAACTCCTGCCGCTGGTTCTCCAGCCAGCTCTGGTTCTTCCCGGTTGTCTCCAGGTGACAGTATCCCAATCAGAGGGTCTGCCCAGGGGTCGGGTTCCCCTCACGCAGCTCTACCCAGTTCCTCTTCATCAGCTGCCAGGGCTAAATCAAACCCCTCACCCCATACTCAAAGCCCAGGAAGAACAGAGCACAGGACTGCAG GTGCAACAGAGCTCCAGTTTGCTCCTGGGGTCCTCCAGCAGCGCCTGTCTGCTGAGCTCAGTTACCTGGATGCAGTGGAGGAGTCAGTGCGACAGCTCGGTGATGTGGAGCGAGTGAGAGGAGTGTCTCTCGCTCAGCAGGAAACTGTCTCGCTCGCTCAGATTCTCAAG TCTCAGCAACAGAGGCATGAGCGTGAACTGTACTTGCTACGGATGAAGGCAGAGCAAGAAGCCCTCGAAACACAACGGCAACTGGAAGAAAGCAGACAGAAAGCTGCACAG GCCCATGCAGAGCTGCAAGAGGGTTTGCTCCAGTCTCAACAGCAGGCTTTAGGAGGTTTGCATGAGGCCACAAACAAAATGATAAACCAGCAGGCTGAGGCTGCACGCCACACAGCTGAAACggcacaacacattaaagag ATGACTGAGCTGGCTCGTTCACAGATTGCAGGAGCGCTAAGTGTTCCTGGCCCCTCCATTATGCCCCTGTATGATCAACAGAAACAACACAAGCGCGGTTTGAAACAGCAGCAGCCACACCCCCACACTGACAG CTGGAAGAGTGAGCTGTCTCCTGAGAGACGTAAGAGTCCATCAGAGGTCGAGACTTCACCAGACAGCCTCTCAGAGTCCATCCCTTCAAGGAGACCCACCATCAG TGGTGGTGGCAGCAGTAGTACCCAGCTGAGTCCACCTCGTTCTGATCAAAAGGAGAGGAAGACACCAGGAAAAGACAGGAGCAGTAGTTCAGTGGAGGACCAGGCTCACACTGCTGCCGATGACTCCCTTTCCTCAGACAATGTGCGAAGCCCGCTTGAAGAGAAAG ACAATGCCTCCATCGCCACAGATTACTCTGTGAAGTTTGATGACTCTATGACAGAGGATGACATTGAGGAAAAATCGTTCCGCTCTCTTTTACCATCCGAGGCCCACCGTCGCGAATCGCTGGACAGGAAGCCCAGTCCTCGCCCCGAATCTGATGACGACCACAGCCATGACAGATCCAGCCCCAAAGCGAGCTCAAAG CAGGATGGCAGCATGCCCTTCTCAAGTGGTCAGGACAGCTTCTCGAAGTTCACCATGGATTTGGTGCGTCAGTACATGAAGGAGGAGGAAGTTCGCGCTCAGCATCAGAGTTCTCTCCTGCGTCTGCGTCAGAAGGCCCTCCGAGAGAAAACCAAGGCTGAACTGGCCTGGCTGGAGCACCAGAAGAG GCATCTCAGAGATAAAGGAGAGGACGATAAGATGCCACCACTTCGTAAGAAACAGAGAGGCCTGATACTGAAGCTACAACAGGAACAG GCGGAGATCAAACGACTGCAGGAGGCCAATAAAGCAGCGAGGAGGGAGAGACAGCTGCTCCTCAAACAGCAGGAGGAGATCGAAAGAATGAGGCACACAACACTCAAACTCAAAGAGCGGCTCAGAAGCGCAGACACAAAGCTG GAATCACCCGCTTCAGGTGTGGCGGAGGAGTCGGCTCCGCCCAGTGTGATTGTGACAGATGCAGAGACCCGTAGCCCCTCCCCTGTGTCTGTGTCGGGCAGTGAAACCAGCAGCATCATGCAAAAACTGAAAAAGATGCGGTCTCACATGGACGAAAA ACACTGTTCTCCTGTCCATTATTTCTTCTCTGTCTTTACGGCTCATCACTGGgcctctctatctgtctgtctcccAAAACTCCACCCCAAATTCCAGCTCTTTATCTACAGCCAATTGGTCAG GTTTCTCACTAAAAGAGAGCAGCAGTTGATGCAGAGGCGCAGACATGCGGAAGAGCTTCTTGAGTGGAGACAGCGGTTGGATGCGGAGGAGGCCGAAGTGCGCCACATGGAGAAAAAAGCTCTTGCGGCCtgggaaaaacaacagcagccaCGCAACAGAACACCACTGCAGCAGCGTAGCTGGGAAAGTGAGCTCAGTAAAACCAGAGGTGGACAAGAGAGTCCCACAGGACAAG AAGCAGGCAGCGAAGATGATGACTCCCCAGCATTGTCCGTGTCCAGCGTGCACACTGATTTGTCAGTTCCAGAGCAGCTGGCCAGCCCTTCCTCAGACCAGCCTGTCTCTGAACTCCACTCTCCTCATACGGGCAACAGCCCTGCCCCTGATGCCCTCTACTCacctgagtttaatgccacagacAGCAAACAG TCTCCTCCAGAGAAAGCCAGCCTCAGCTCTCTTCGACATTCAGACAGTAGCCAGCCTGGGACTGTCACTGGCACTAGTGGAAGCAGCAAGATGCAGGTGCGCTCCAGCTCCAAGACCAGTGAGGCCTGCACCAGTGACACTCATTCGGCCACTCCATCCG AGACCACATCTGATCAGAGTGATATTGAGAGCCGTATTCGTGCCCTCAAGGACGAGCTCCGTATACGCAAATCTGTGGTGTATCAGctaaagaaagagcaaaagaagAGGCAAAAAGAGCGACTGAAAGCTCAGGAGGCGAGTCTTCTGAAACAGTTGGAG TcatataatgactttattcagaaGACCAAGGCAAAGTTGAGTAAAGAGCCAGACAGCACTCCAGCCACCAAACCCCAGATTAAAACTCCCACGTCAGCCACTGAAAAGCCTCGGATAAAACCCCCTCCGCTTCAGAG GCCTGAAACTAGCAAGAACTGGAAGATTGTCACAGAATCTGAGAAATCAGAGACTGTGCCCACGGAGGCATCAGCAGATAAAG CAGATGATGTTGCACCATCAAGACTTCATAAGTATTCATCAGAACATGATGACATTTCCTCCGATGAAGATCCTCCTACAGTTACTCCAACTCCAGTTATGGGAAGTCCGGAACATATGGATGTTTTGAGGAGCTTGCGTAGTCCAGAGTATCCAAGCTACCAATCAGAAGATGCCCCCTCAATCAAAGAACATGCTGCTAGACCAGAAGCCAATGACCTCCTTTCGGAAGATGAGAGTGTGGTCTCTAGCCACAAGTCAGGTATTATGGAGGAACTGGAATATGCAAAGTCAGAGGGGTCTGAGAATTCCCGTTCTGACCAACACTCTCACCCTCTGCTTAAACTGGATCTCGGGCTTCAGATTCCATCGCAGAATGACATGAAACCCAAATTTGAGGAGGAAAAGTTGTCTGAGAAGGATGCTGATGACAAGCAAGCAGTTGAAGATTCTGCAGATGCTGGAGAGAGTATGATATTTACTGACTCTCCTGTGGCGAAATCAAAAGATATAGACTATACTTCAGCTGAAAAGACTCCTTCAGCCATAGATCATTCTTATACCCCTGACTTCTCGCTGTCCAAGAGGGAGGATTCACCAAAGATGAAAGATACACCGTCACCCTCAGGTGATGGCTATAACGATGACTTTGAGCCTTCCTTTGGGTCGTCATTTAAGGAGGATCATCATGAATCAAAGCCTACATCACCCTCTGCCCCAGAGCCCAAAGAAAAATCACTTAAGTCTCCAATGTACAGCAGTGAAGAGGAAATTGAAGAAGAACTAAGTGTCCGATCAGGAAGTACTAATGGCAGCTTCCAAACTGAAAGTCATGCAGACCTCAATAGCCATGGTAAAAGCTCCAAAGATGACATCATGagtcattcaaaatgttcaacttTACCACAGCACCAAATGCCAGTCTTGTCAGTAATGGACGAATTGCCAAGCTTCTGCATTGGAGACCGGGTTTTGGTTAGTAATATACAACCAGGGACACTGAGATTCAAGGGACAAACTAACTTTGCCAATGGATTCTGGGCCGGGGTTGAACTGGATAACCCTGAGGGAAGTAACAATGGAACTTACGATGGGGTGGTGTACTTTGAATGTAGTGAAAAACATGGTATATTCGCCCCGCCGGACAAGATCTCTCGTCTTCCAGAGAAATTTGAGGCCAGTGCAGACACTGAAGATGAAGATTCATCATGTGATGACCAGCCAAATAGTAAAAACAAAGGTTCTGAGGAGCAGTTAGACCACAGAAATCTGCTAAACAAAATTAAAGGAGAAAAATCTGACCTGGATTTTCATCCTGAGACTAGAGAGCCCTCGGAAGAGTATGAAAAGCCATTGGAACTTAACATCAAACAGCTTTCCACTGGACAAAGCACCTTTTTTAAATCTCAGCAGCATAACCTGGATTTTAATGATATTGATTGCAATATGATTAAGGACTGTGACAAAAGTCAGCACACAGTGCCTTACAGAGGAGACAAGGACATCATTCTCAAATTCAAGGACACATCTCTTGATAATGTTGTTCCATTGCTCAATAATTTGGATAAAGGGAcatctaaaaaacaaaagcagGAAGAGGAACCAACAGCAGTCATTTTGGACCTGTTGGTTGAGGATAAGAAGTCCAGAGTTGATGGTTTTCCGAAAACTACTGACATCTCAATCGAGGAGGCCAGTCTCGATAATAGAGAAGACTTGAATAACAAAAGGGCTTTGACTACCCTAGCAGATAAGCTTGTGGAAAACTTCTTATGTGATGCAGTGAAGCAATTTCAGAAGATCAAGAAAGACAAAGAGGAGAAGTTATCAGCTGCTAATCAACTGAAAAGAGACTTCATCAATGAAGATGATGGACTTGATGGAAGCAACAACTTTAAGTCTCAGAGCAGGTCTTCATctaaaacaaagacagacagtTTCCGCACCTTCTTTGATGATGATCAGGAGGAACTTTCATCTCCAGAGCATTGCAACAGACCT GAGAGCCCTGTCCTAGGTACGAGTGGACAGGAAGAGCTAGCTAAACGTCTGGCAGAGCTGGAACTGAGCCGTGAGCTCTTTGATGTCCTTGGTGATGAGCAGGACTGGTTCGATGAGGACTTTGGTCTCAGCTCACGAAAACAACAGCAGAAGCAAAAACCACAGCAAGATGGGATTTCTGGTGCGGGGGAACAGGTCAAAACACCACCCAGGCCTGAACTTCCGGTTCAGTTGAAGCAACCAGAGGAGCCTGCCATGATTGTTCCTCACACTGTCCAGGAGGTGGAGAAACTTGTCATTGCTGCTACTCAGGAGATCTGGAAAAGCTGCAAACTGGGTCATGGTAGACCAAGCCTGACTGGAGTACCCAAACCTCAACCCTCTAATATTTTCCTGGAAGGAGACTCCAAAGCCAATGACCTGGAGGCTCAATGCCAACAAAGCTACAAACTG gcCGTCTTTGATTTATCATGGGAGGTCATTCAAGACATCTATGCAGAAGATCCAAAAGTTGATCAGCCACAATGGATGAAGCCACGTCGCCTTAATTCCAACTATTTCCATCGACTGAAATGCCCCAATGACATCACAACAGTCCAG GAATTTGTCACCACTGAGGTATTAAAGCTGTGTGGTCTAAAGAAAGAGCAGAACCAGAAAACAGACTGGCAGAAAATGATCAAATTTGGACGGAAAAAGCGAGACAGAGTTGACCACATTCTG GTCCAGGAGCTGCATGAGGAGGAATCACATTGGGTGAACTATGATGAGGATGAACTTTTTGTAAAGATGCAGCTTGCTGATGGGATTTTTGACACCTTGCTAAAAGACACCGCTGACGTTCTGACCCAAATCCAAGGGAAGAAGTCCAAAAGAACTCTTTGA